A portion of the Candidatus Eremiobacteraceae bacterium genome contains these proteins:
- the minC gene encoding septum site-determining protein MinC — MQIKGTKSGLLLHLNERPLSAAVSQLRDRLLAQPGFYQGSRAVLMLGSLPAESAELAAIIATLEQFGIVADGAVCDTDEVARLAKSAGLRLVGASIAASPRARDDRTEHKASERGSAERASKKARNGQATEAGETLYHKGTVRSGQNISSRGNIVIIGDVNAGGELVAAGDIVVWGALRGMAHAGAEGDETAKVFALRLEPMQLRIATKVAVAPDERRKKSASPEIARLREGGIVTEAALEPGRG, encoded by the coding sequence TTGCAGATCAAGGGCACGAAATCGGGGTTGCTGCTGCACCTCAACGAGCGGCCGCTTTCGGCCGCCGTGTCGCAGTTGCGCGACCGCTTGCTCGCCCAACCCGGTTTCTACCAGGGAAGCCGCGCCGTGCTCATGCTCGGTTCGCTGCCGGCCGAAAGCGCCGAGCTTGCGGCCATCATCGCTACCCTTGAGCAGTTCGGAATCGTCGCCGACGGCGCCGTGTGCGACACGGACGAGGTGGCCCGGCTGGCCAAATCGGCGGGCTTGCGGTTGGTGGGTGCGAGCATAGCGGCGTCGCCACGTGCGCGCGACGACCGCACCGAGCACAAGGCCAGCGAGCGCGGCTCGGCCGAACGCGCGTCGAAAAAGGCCCGCAACGGCCAGGCCACCGAGGCCGGCGAGACGCTGTATCATAAAGGCACCGTGCGCTCGGGGCAAAACATATCGTCGCGCGGCAATATCGTGATCATCGGCGACGTCAACGCGGGCGGCGAGCTCGTCGCCGCGGGCGACATCGTCGTGTGGGGCGCGTTGCGCGGCATGGCGCATGCCGGTGCGGAAGGCGACGAAACCGCAAAGGTCTTCGCCTTGCGCCTCGAACCGATGCAACTGCGCATCGCGACCAAGGTGGCGGTCGCGCCGGACGAACGGCGCAAGAAGTCCGCGTCGCCGGAGATCGCCCGGCTGCGCGAGGGCGGCATCGTGACCGAGGCCGCGCTGGAGCCGGGGAGGGGATAG
- the minD gene encoding septum site-determining protein MinD, with product MDTQENDASRPSAALTVEEAIAAAAMPAAATDSASAVAARSPGKPPQALGRTIVITSGKGGVGKTTTTANLGTGLAEAGKNVVVVDADVGLRNLDVVLGLENRVHKHLLDVIEDKCSLDDALVRDRVRRSLYLLPAAQNREKDDVPTEAMAALMQTLAARFDFVLIDSPAGIEKGFRNAVVGAKEAIIVTTPEVSAVRDADRIIGLLPPDVEARLIVNRVRPALVKKGTMMSVNDVVDILRLELVGVVPDEKEIIIATNRGTPVIDIDGSQTGAAFRRIVRRLLGDTVAIPSFQAPEGFVSRLKSTLGLGKP from the coding sequence ATGGACACGCAAGAGAACGACGCCAGCCGCCCGAGCGCCGCATTGACGGTGGAAGAGGCGATCGCCGCCGCGGCCATGCCCGCCGCTGCGACCGACAGCGCCAGCGCAGTCGCCGCGCGCAGTCCGGGCAAGCCGCCCCAGGCGCTGGGACGCACGATCGTGATCACCTCCGGCAAGGGCGGCGTCGGCAAGACGACGACGACCGCGAACTTAGGCACCGGTCTCGCGGAAGCCGGAAAGAATGTCGTGGTCGTCGACGCCGACGTCGGCTTGCGCAACCTTGACGTGGTGCTCGGGCTCGAGAACCGCGTGCATAAGCATCTGCTCGACGTCATCGAGGACAAGTGCTCGCTCGACGATGCGTTGGTGCGCGATCGCGTGCGCCGCAGCTTGTACCTGCTGCCGGCGGCGCAAAACCGTGAGAAGGACGACGTGCCGACCGAGGCGATGGCCGCGCTCATGCAGACATTGGCTGCGCGCTTCGACTTCGTGCTGATCGACAGCCCGGCCGGCATCGAGAAGGGCTTTCGCAACGCCGTCGTCGGCGCGAAGGAAGCGATCATCGTGACGACGCCTGAGGTGTCGGCGGTGCGCGATGCGGACCGCATCATCGGCCTGCTGCCGCCCGACGTCGAGGCGCGGCTCATCGTCAATCGCGTGCGCCCGGCGCTGGTCAAGAAGGGCACGATGATGAGCGTCAACGATGTGGTGGACATCTTGCGCCTCGAGCTCGTCGGCGTCGTCCCCGACGAGAAAGAGATCATCATCGCGACCAACCGGGGGACGCCGGTCATCGACATCGACGGATCTCAGACGGGCGCGGCGTTTCGACGCATCGTCCGGCGGCTGCTGGGAGATACGGTCGCCATCCCATCATTCCAAGCGCCCGAGGGATTCGTCTCGCGCTTGAAGTCGACGCTCGGCTTGGGCAAGCCATAG
- the minD gene encoding septum site-determining protein MinD, producing the protein MAGTVYVVTSGKGGVGKTTTTANLGGAFAKLGLKVALVDADIGLRNLDLVLGLEKRIVYDLVDLVEGRCQSRQALIKDRRFDDLYLLPASQVKDKESVSEDQMRIAMRKLAVDFDVVLVDCPAGIEHGFRNAVAGADQALVVTTPEVSAIRDADRILGMLGSRRARLIVNRVRPEMVRSGDMLSIDDVKEILGREIVGVVPDDEEIIDTTNRGEPVVLDGARRLGRIYTAIARRLLGEDVPFTNLADDGLLVRLRRLMIGS; encoded by the coding sequence TTGGCTGGAACCGTTTACGTGGTCACCTCGGGCAAAGGCGGCGTGGGCAAGACGACCACCACCGCAAACCTTGGCGGCGCCTTTGCCAAGCTCGGGCTCAAAGTAGCGCTCGTCGACGCGGACATCGGCCTGCGCAATCTCGACCTCGTGCTCGGGCTCGAGAAACGCATCGTCTACGATTTGGTCGATCTCGTCGAAGGGCGTTGCCAATCGCGCCAAGCCCTCATCAAGGACCGGCGTTTCGACGATCTGTATTTGCTGCCGGCGTCACAGGTCAAAGACAAAGAATCGGTCAGCGAGGATCAGATGCGCATCGCGATGCGCAAGCTCGCGGTCGACTTCGACGTCGTGCTCGTCGACTGCCCGGCCGGCATCGAGCACGGCTTCCGCAACGCGGTCGCCGGCGCGGATCAAGCGCTCGTGGTGACCACGCCCGAGGTCTCCGCGATCCGCGACGCGGATCGCATCCTGGGGATGCTGGGCAGCCGTCGTGCGCGCCTGATCGTCAATCGCGTGCGGCCGGAGATGGTGCGCAGCGGCGACATGCTCAGCATCGATGACGTCAAGGAGATCCTCGGCCGCGAGATCGTCGGCGTCGTCCCCGACGACGAGGAGATCATCGACACGACCAACCGCGGCGAGCCGGTCGTGCTCGACGGCGCGCGCAGGCTCGGGCGCATCTATACCGCCATCGCCCGGCGCCTGCTGGGCGAGGACGTGCCGTTCACGAACCTCGCCGACGACGGGCTGCTCGTGCGGCTGCGCCGGCTCATGATCGGATCGTGA
- the recR gene encoding recombination mediator RecR: MDHLAGPLSTLIGELEKLPTVGPKTAARLAFYLLSSSRQDAQALADAIVAVKDKVKFCKRCFSLTESDECSICADPRRDTSLICVVGEAKDVYAVERAMTFNGRYHVLGGLISPMEGIGVGQLHVKELLDRLGPEGVKEVIIATNPNAEGESTALYLHRLIEPAGVKVTRLAYGLPIGGELDYADETTLARALEGRRTL; this comes from the coding sequence TTGGATCATCTCGCTGGACCGCTCTCCACGCTGATCGGTGAGCTTGAGAAGCTTCCGACCGTCGGTCCGAAGACCGCGGCGCGCTTGGCGTTCTACCTGTTATCGTCGAGCCGGCAAGACGCGCAAGCCTTGGCGGACGCGATCGTCGCGGTCAAGGACAAGGTCAAGTTCTGCAAGCGCTGTTTCAGCTTGACCGAGAGCGACGAGTGCTCGATCTGCGCCGACCCGCGGCGCGATACGTCGCTTATATGCGTCGTCGGCGAGGCCAAGGACGTCTATGCGGTCGAGCGCGCGATGACGTTCAACGGCCGCTATCACGTGCTGGGCGGACTCATCTCGCCGATGGAGGGCATCGGCGTCGGACAACTCCACGTCAAGGAACTGCTCGACCGGCTCGGCCCCGAAGGCGTCAAGGAAGTCATCATTGCGACCAATCCTAACGCCGAAGGAGAGTCCACGGCGCTGTATCTGCATAGGCTCATCGAGCCCGCAGGCGTCAAGGTGACACGCCTGGCGTACGGGTTGCCGATCGGCGGCGAACTGGATTATGCGGATGAGACGACCTTAGCGCGCGCGCTGGAGGGACGCCGCACGCTCTAG
- a CDS encoding M48 family metallopeptidase, which translates to MKIWKRAFAGTMLAVLSLTSVPLPAAAVSTQAEIRQGQDEVKHIDAENAIVNDPVLNNWVQTIADNLKRERARPDIDYTFKIIDTDDINAFSLPGGFIYVNFGLLNFVNSDDELAGVMGHEMGHVERRHVVTLPAKAQAINLLVGILSIFSVVAYRFGGLIGEAAIEKISRQDELQADQYGLMLMSRAGYDPNAMVSFMDRLGKEEGGDTDVLNKYFEDHPESEARVAHLQGYPQLAKSDTQQTLAEAIHDEGEGRYAYSLGKFNDVLKADPNNDLALLNKGQDELALGSFDQSQSALTQVAKNHQTEAGTAAAQHELAMMAADVPPKPLLTKNLDPLRAAIGNAQINVHNNQQAILERARLERIDLHNYDQRLEELSYEIPDLSGIDIRPGSRLEGVLFDLEHMGKDIDLVLAKGEYITQNASDLSRDIVSTLNEMDAPLHQTAPTGEALRNFPYYNSLIAQLNQSSNDSLTAVTASRGATALAWQGVPALDAYFKKLSRAQLDFGGDISPSTAAELKPLAAAAIAQLDVAADASEKAHALYFAAQSRQEQAQITMLGTSYPEVRYDSFAQAIHARLGIDAPTFNQTQQLGMSAGDVAVASWLAAEERVPVTNVINEQRQANKAFIDLALSKQFAPESLEVTLGLWYEGYAEKPTE; encoded by the coding sequence ATGAAGATTTGGAAGCGCGCCTTTGCCGGCACAATGCTGGCGGTCCTGTCGCTGACGAGCGTCCCCCTCCCGGCGGCCGCGGTTTCGACGCAGGCCGAGATCCGGCAAGGCCAGGACGAAGTCAAGCATATCGACGCCGAGAACGCCATCGTCAACGATCCGGTGCTCAACAACTGGGTCCAGACGATCGCGGACAACCTCAAGCGCGAGCGCGCCCGGCCCGATATCGACTACACGTTCAAGATCATCGACACCGATGACATCAACGCGTTCTCGCTGCCCGGCGGCTTCATCTACGTCAACTTCGGACTGCTCAACTTCGTCAACTCCGACGACGAACTCGCCGGCGTCATGGGCCACGAGATGGGCCACGTCGAGCGCCGCCACGTCGTCACGCTGCCCGCGAAGGCGCAGGCGATCAACCTGCTGGTCGGCATCCTCTCGATCTTCTCGGTGGTCGCGTATCGCTTCGGGGGGCTGATCGGCGAAGCCGCGATCGAGAAGATCTCGCGTCAAGACGAGCTGCAGGCCGACCAATACGGCCTCATGCTCATGAGCCGCGCCGGTTACGATCCGAACGCGATGGTGTCGTTCATGGATAGGCTCGGCAAGGAAGAGGGCGGGGACACCGACGTCCTCAACAAGTATTTCGAGGATCATCCCGAGTCGGAAGCACGCGTCGCGCATCTCCAAGGCTATCCGCAGCTCGCGAAGAGCGACACGCAACAGACGCTCGCTGAGGCGATCCACGACGAGGGCGAAGGCCGCTACGCCTATTCGCTGGGCAAGTTCAATGACGTGCTCAAAGCCGATCCGAACAACGACCTCGCGCTGCTGAACAAGGGCCAGGACGAATTGGCGTTGGGCAGCTTCGATCAGAGCCAGAGCGCGTTGACCCAGGTCGCCAAGAACCATCAGACCGAAGCCGGCACCGCTGCGGCGCAGCACGAACTGGCGATGATGGCCGCGGACGTGCCGCCCAAGCCTCTGCTCACGAAGAATCTTGACCCGCTGCGCGCTGCCATCGGCAACGCTCAGATCAACGTGCACAACAACCAACAAGCGATTCTCGAGCGTGCGCGGCTGGAGCGCATCGATCTGCACAACTACGACCAGCGGCTCGAAGAGCTGTCCTACGAGATCCCCGATCTGTCGGGCATCGATATCCGTCCGGGCAGCCGGCTTGAAGGCGTGCTGTTCGACCTCGAGCACATGGGCAAAGATATCGATCTTGTCCTCGCCAAGGGCGAGTACATCACGCAGAACGCTTCGGATCTGTCGAGGGACATCGTCAGCACGCTCAACGAGATGGACGCGCCCTTGCACCAGACCGCGCCGACCGGCGAGGCGCTGCGCAACTTCCCCTACTACAATAGTCTGATCGCGCAGCTCAACCAGTCGTCCAACGACTCGCTCACCGCGGTCACCGCGAGCCGCGGGGCGACGGCGCTCGCATGGCAAGGCGTGCCCGCGCTGGATGCGTATTTCAAGAAGCTCTCGCGCGCCCAGCTCGACTTCGGCGGCGACATCTCGCCGAGCACCGCGGCAGAGCTCAAACCGCTGGCGGCGGCGGCGATCGCCCAGCTCGACGTCGCGGCCGATGCCTCCGAGAAGGCGCATGCGCTGTACTTCGCTGCTCAGTCGCGCCAGGAACAGGCGCAGATCACGATGCTGGGCACTTCCTACCCGGAGGTGCGCTACGACAGCTTCGCGCAGGCCATCCACGCGCGCTTAGGCATCGACGCGCCCACCTTCAACCAGACGCAGCAGCTCGGCATGTCGGCCGGCGACGTCGCCGTCGCATCGTGGCTCGCCGCCGAAGAGCGCGTGCCGGTCACCAACGTCATCAACGAGCAGCGCCAGGCGAACAAGGCGTTCATCGACCTCGCCTTGTCGAAGCAGTTCGCGCCCGAGTCGCTTGAAGTGACCCTCGGTCTATGGTACGAGGGGTACGCGGAAAAACCGACGGAGTAG